A genomic region of Dickeya solani IPO 2222 contains the following coding sequences:
- the proQ gene encoding RNA chaperone ProQ — translation MENQPKLNSSKEVIAYLAERFPLCFTLEGEARPLKIGIFQDLVERVSDSEHVSKTQLRSALRLYTSSWRYLYGVKLGAQRVDLDGNSCGELEQQHVEHARKQLEEAKARVQAQRAEQQAKKRESGEAEPSRPRPTAGRNAPRRERDAAGAAPRKPRPASSRSAHAASPSSEKSQPRQPKVARAVQPERQAVTDISSLQIGQEIKVRAGKSAMDATVLEIAKDGVRVQLASGLAMIVRAEHLQF, via the coding sequence ATGGAAAATCAACCTAAGTTGAACAGTAGTAAAGAAGTGATCGCCTATCTGGCAGAGCGTTTTCCGCTCTGTTTCACACTTGAAGGCGAAGCGCGTCCGTTAAAGATTGGTATTTTTCAGGATCTGGTCGAACGCGTGTCCGACTCCGAACACGTCAGCAAGACGCAGCTGCGTTCCGCACTCCGTCTTTACACTTCAAGCTGGCGCTATCTGTATGGCGTCAAACTGGGCGCCCAGCGTGTCGATCTTGATGGCAATTCGTGCGGCGAACTTGAGCAGCAGCATGTAGAACATGCGCGCAAGCAGCTGGAAGAAGCCAAAGCCCGTGTTCAGGCCCAGCGGGCGGAGCAACAGGCGAAGAAACGCGAGTCCGGCGAAGCCGAACCGTCCCGTCCGCGTCCGACTGCCGGCAGAAATGCCCCGCGTCGTGAGCGTGATGCCGCCGGTGCCGCGCCGCGCAAGCCGCGTCCTGCTTCTTCCCGTTCCGCACATGCCGCGTCTCCGTCATCCGAAAAATCCCAACCCCGTCAGCCCAAAGTGGCCCGAGCGGTGCAACCGGAACGGCAAGCGGTGACAGATATTTCCAGCCTGCAAATCGGCCAGGAAATCAAAGTCAGGGCTGGCAAAAGCGCCATGGATGCCACTGTGCTTGAGATCGCCAAAGATGGAGTCAGGGTACAACTGGCTTCCGGTCTGGCGATGATCGTACGCGCAGAACATTTGCAGTTCTGA
- a CDS encoding DUF481 domain-containing protein, with protein MTHSKYALSSLSLFIALSAAGISTSHADTVWLTNGDKISGQITLLDSGKLFIKTDYADTLSVTWDKVKTFQTDHGMVIQGQRYEKGVLYPSIKASDSSRAIVAQPASVDGQQVSAGQETLPLSDINSMVVPRRWVEDFSWKGNVDVSLAHKKSSTETDNRDVTLSTRLRHGTWRHNLDASYHMTKEDNVESTKNAAGEYALDKFIDEHWFWQGRYEYKRDWVENIKINRSVGTGPGYQFWDNDLGSFSVTTLVNSQTFTYQNNSEDNFYSGGLKWNYDRFLFSKRTELFTDGEVGRSFDSTTPLYFKAGAGLRFKVTDWSSVSMKVSRNRTESVQGNVNDTLYSLGLGVGW; from the coding sequence ATGACACATTCCAAATACGCACTTTCGTCGCTGAGTCTGTTTATCGCCCTCAGCGCCGCAGGCATTTCTACCAGCCATGCGGACACCGTCTGGTTAACCAACGGTGACAAGATCAGCGGCCAGATTACGCTGCTGGACAGCGGTAAATTGTTTATCAAAACCGACTATGCCGACACCCTGTCGGTCACCTGGGACAAAGTCAAAACCTTCCAGACCGACCACGGGATGGTGATTCAGGGACAACGCTACGAGAAAGGCGTGCTCTACCCGTCCATCAAGGCCTCCGACAGTTCACGCGCCATCGTTGCCCAGCCGGCAAGCGTAGATGGTCAGCAGGTCAGCGCCGGTCAGGAAACCCTGCCGCTGTCTGATATCAACTCGATGGTGGTGCCGCGCCGCTGGGTGGAAGATTTCTCCTGGAAAGGCAATGTCGACGTTAGCCTGGCTCACAAGAAAAGCTCCACCGAAACCGACAACCGCGATGTCACGCTGAGCACCCGCCTGCGTCACGGCACCTGGCGCCACAATCTGGATGCCAGCTACCACATGACCAAAGAAGATAATGTGGAGAGCACCAAAAACGCCGCCGGCGAATACGCGTTGGATAAATTCATCGACGAGCACTGGTTCTGGCAGGGTCGTTATGAATACAAACGCGACTGGGTGGAAAACATCAAGATTAACCGCTCCGTCGGTACCGGTCCGGGTTACCAGTTCTGGGATAACGATCTGGGTTCCTTCTCCGTCACCACGTTGGTGAACTCCCAGACCTTTACTTATCAGAACAACAGCGAAGATAACTTCTACTCCGGCGGCCTGAAGTGGAACTACGATCGTTTCCTGTTCAGCAAGCGTACCGAATTGTTCACCGATGGCGAAGTGGGCCGTTCGTTTGACAGCACCACCCCGCTCTACTTCAAAGCTGGCGCCGGTCTGCGCTTCAAAGTCACTGACTGGTCATCCGTCAGCATGAAGGTATCCCGCAACCGCACCGAAAGTGTTCAGGGCAACGTCAACGATACCCTGTACTCACTGGGTCTGGGCGTCGGCTGGTAA
- a CDS encoding GAF domain-containing protein, with the protein MKKEQFYDELVRDLTALIAGEDRFITILSNSSALLFERLDGVNWAGFYLLDDDTLFLGPFQGRPACVRIPAGKGVCGRAVAENRVQRVGDVHEFPGHIACDAASNAEIVLPLTVDGRLIGVLDIDSTIHHRFDAVDEDGLNAVTAALCRQLSQSDVLTFINSLTLRQG; encoded by the coding sequence ATGAAAAAAGAACAATTCTACGATGAGCTGGTGCGTGATCTGACGGCGCTGATTGCCGGTGAAGATCGCTTCATCACGATATTATCAAACAGCAGCGCGTTACTGTTTGAACGACTGGATGGTGTGAATTGGGCCGGCTTTTACCTGCTGGACGACGATACGTTGTTTCTGGGGCCGTTTCAGGGGCGCCCGGCCTGCGTGCGTATTCCGGCGGGAAAAGGGGTCTGTGGTCGGGCGGTCGCGGAAAACCGCGTGCAGCGGGTCGGCGATGTGCATGAATTTCCCGGTCATATCGCCTGCGACGCCGCCAGCAATGCCGAAATTGTATTACCGCTGACGGTCGACGGGCGGCTGATTGGCGTACTGGATATCGACAGCACTATTCATCACCGTTTTGATGCCGTGGACGAAGACGGGCTGAATGCTGTGACGGCCGCGCTATGCCGTCAGTTGTCACAGAGCGACGTGCTGACTTTCATCAATTCTCTTACGTTGCGACAAGGATAA
- a CDS encoding acyltransferase family protein — MKVRERFIGLEWLRFLLGCYVMVYHTVHVYPQREKILFLNELTSMGFFATSTFFVLSGFLLTHVYLRDGQLREPARHFLAKRLFNLYPIHIIGLVSSIVVVSLMHWLAIPPEGQVASARFVIYDSNDPSIAPETLRHYMDNIELAFNGLLQLLMLQAWNPYFLTFNAPLWSVSTLFFFYLLFPLLAPRLLGSRHPRLWLMAMFVLYLLPPIWVVWHQLYGAPYTGLLQRNPLLRLPEFLAGVLGYAIFRQYRDGTLPALTRMQRKALGVFISLSFIVATWLFTHGERYWYFLLHNGLLLPAQVALVCLCAHFREPDSETLKIWATRLGAASLSIFALHVPLFNLFRTLEQLLRGDPLQCFTDWTACIDAAGRVELSMTGYGVFLLTTVALCVVLQEQVVIRMKQALTERFLGRRFQPSRSAA; from the coding sequence ATGAAAGTCAGAGAACGATTTATTGGACTGGAATGGCTCCGGTTTCTGCTTGGGTGCTATGTCATGGTTTACCATACCGTACATGTCTATCCGCAGCGTGAAAAGATCCTCTTTCTGAACGAACTGACCAGCATGGGATTCTTCGCCACCAGTACTTTTTTTGTGTTATCCGGCTTTCTGCTGACGCACGTTTATCTGCGTGACGGCCAGTTGCGGGAACCCGCCCGGCACTTTTTGGCCAAACGGTTGTTTAACCTCTACCCGATTCATATCATTGGTCTGGTGTCATCCATCGTAGTGGTCAGCCTGATGCACTGGCTGGCGATTCCGCCGGAAGGCCAGGTCGCCAGCGCCCGCTTCGTCATTTACGACAGCAACGACCCCAGCATCGCGCCAGAGACATTACGCCACTACATGGACAACATTGAACTGGCTTTTAACGGCTTGTTGCAATTACTGATGCTGCAAGCGTGGAACCCCTATTTTCTGACCTTCAACGCGCCGTTGTGGTCGGTATCGACACTGTTCTTCTTCTATTTGCTATTCCCATTGCTGGCGCCGCGGCTGTTAGGCAGTCGTCACCCGCGCCTGTGGCTGATGGCGATGTTTGTGCTGTATCTACTGCCGCCGATATGGGTTGTCTGGCATCAATTATATGGCGCGCCATACACCGGCCTGCTGCAACGCAACCCGTTACTGCGCCTGCCGGAATTTCTGGCTGGGGTGCTGGGCTACGCCATTTTCCGTCAATACCGCGACGGTACGCTGCCGGCGCTGACCCGTATGCAGCGTAAAGCGCTGGGCGTCTTTATCAGCCTGAGTTTTATCGTCGCTACCTGGCTGTTTACGCATGGTGAACGCTACTGGTATTTCCTGCTGCACAACGGCCTGTTGTTGCCGGCGCAGGTGGCGCTAGTGTGCCTGTGCGCCCACTTCCGCGAGCCGGACAGCGAAACGCTGAAAATCTGGGCAACCCGGCTGGGCGCGGCATCGCTGTCGATCTTCGCCCTGCATGTGCCGCTGTTTAATCTGTTCCGTACGCTGGAACAGCTGTTGCGCGGCGACCCGCTGCAGTGTTTCACCGACTGGACGGCCTGTATCGACGCAGCCGGAAGAGTCGAGCTGTCCATGACCGGCTATGGCGTGTTCCTGCTGACCACTGTCGCACTGTGCGTGGTACTCCAGGAACAGGTGGTCATCCGCATGAAACAGGCATTGACCGAACGCTTCCTGGGCCGTCGTTTCCAACCCTCACGCAGCGCAGCCTGA
- the narL gene encoding two-component system response regulator NarL has translation MTNDAATVLLIDDHPMLRNGVKQLLSMAPDLRVVGEASHGEQGVTLAEQLDPDLILLDLNMPGMNGLETLARLRETPLSGRIVVFTVSNHEEDVISAFKSGADGYLLKDMEPEDLLVALHQAAAGKMVLSDALTPVLAASLRETRSSDTRDIQQLTPREKDILKLIAQGLPNKVIARKLTITESTVKVHVKHLLKKMKLRSRVEAAVWVVQEKIF, from the coding sequence ATGACTAACGACGCCGCCACCGTGCTGCTGATTGACGACCATCCGATGCTGCGTAACGGCGTCAAGCAGCTGCTTAGCATGGCGCCCGACCTGCGCGTAGTCGGCGAAGCCAGCCACGGCGAGCAAGGCGTTACGCTGGCGGAACAGCTGGATCCGGATTTGATTCTGCTGGATCTGAACATGCCCGGCATGAACGGGCTGGAAACGCTGGCCCGGTTGCGTGAAACCCCACTGTCCGGACGTATCGTGGTATTCACCGTTTCCAACCACGAAGAAGATGTGATCAGCGCGTTTAAAAGCGGCGCCGATGGTTATCTGCTCAAGGACATGGAGCCGGAAGATCTGCTGGTGGCCCTGCATCAGGCCGCCGCCGGCAAAATGGTGCTCAGCGACGCCCTGACGCCGGTTCTGGCGGCCAGCCTGCGGGAAACGCGCAGCAGCGACACGCGGGATATCCAGCAACTGACCCCGCGGGAAAAGGATATCCTGAAGCTGATCGCCCAGGGCCTGCCCAACAAGGTCATCGCCCGTAAGCTGACGATTACCGAAAGCACGGTAAAAGTACACGTCAAACATCTGCTGAAAAAAATGAAATTGCGCTCCCGGGTGGAAGCTGCGGTCTGGGTGGTGCAGGAGAAGATTTTTTAA
- a CDS encoding PqiB family protein — translation MHNQTPMTPTEANVKTRRRLSPFWLLPFIALLIAGWLLYTNQQERGATVTIDFVSADGIVPGRTPVRYQGVEIGTVRNIKLSDDLRTIQVIASIRNDMKEALRSGTQFWLVTPKASLAGVSGLDALVGGNYIGMLPGGGDPVSHFTAQDTQPKYRVNSGELMIHLRADDLGSLNAGSLVYFRKMPVGKVYDYSINPDHNGVMIDVLIDRRFTGLVKKNSRFWNVSGLKADVSLSGATVEMQNLSTLVNGAIAFDSPEQGEAAAADQNYALYPDLASSQRGVQITLDLPSGDKLRAGHTPLLYQGLEVGTLQRIALEADQRVTGELIVDPSVVPLMRENTRIELAAPRLSLSDLNLPSLLGGTTLTLIPGDGEPKQHFTVPDATQQQLQQPGALTVELTASQSYGIDSGQPVILHGVQIGRIVQRALTDNGVSFTAVIDRQYRHLLHKDSQFIASSRVNVKLGLDGVQVLGASAQEWLSGGVTVLPGRTGDAQPRYPLYSDREKAGAGIQGVTPPTTLTLLTDSLPDIQEGSVVLYRKFQVGEITRIRPKADAFEIDVYVRPEYRNLLTDNSVFWAEGGARVQLSGAGLTVQASPLSRALKGAISFDNVDGAADVQGGKRPLYSNETAARAIGSRITLRTYDASKLSAGMPIRYLGIDIGQLESLKLAEQRDEVLVQAVLYPEYVRNFARAGTRFSVVTPEISAAGVNHLETLIQPYINVEAGSGVFTRSFELQKATISDSRYQDGLNISVDTAEAGSLQVGTPVLFRGIEVGTVTGLSLGSLSDRVSVALRISKRHAHLVRDNSVFWLASGYNLQFGLTGGVIKSGTFQQFIRGGIAFATPPATPLSPAAQAGKHFLLHGEEPGGWRDWGTALPER, via the coding sequence ATGCATAACCAAACGCCGATGACACCAACTGAAGCCAACGTCAAAACCCGGCGACGCCTGTCGCCATTCTGGCTGCTTCCTTTTATCGCCCTGCTGATCGCCGGCTGGCTGCTCTACACCAACCAGCAGGAACGCGGCGCGACGGTGACCATCGATTTCGTGTCGGCGGACGGTATCGTCCCCGGCCGCACGCCGGTGCGCTATCAGGGCGTCGAGATCGGCACCGTGCGCAACATTAAACTCAGCGATGATTTGCGCACCATTCAGGTTATCGCCAGCATTCGCAACGACATGAAAGAGGCGCTGCGCAGCGGCACCCAGTTCTGGCTGGTCACCCCCAAAGCGTCGCTGGCAGGCGTATCCGGTCTGGATGCGCTGGTCGGCGGCAACTACATCGGCATGCTGCCCGGCGGCGGCGACCCCGTCAGTCACTTCACCGCCCAGGACACGCAGCCCAAATACCGCGTTAACAGCGGCGAATTGATGATACATCTGCGCGCCGACGATCTGGGCTCGCTGAACGCCGGTTCGCTGGTCTATTTTCGTAAAATGCCGGTAGGGAAAGTCTACGATTACAGCATCAACCCCGATCACAACGGTGTGATGATCGATGTGTTGATCGACCGCCGTTTTACCGGGCTGGTGAAAAAGAACAGTCGTTTCTGGAACGTGTCCGGGCTAAAAGCCGACGTCAGCCTCAGCGGCGCGACCGTCGAAATGCAGAACCTGTCCACGCTGGTCAACGGCGCCATCGCGTTCGACTCACCTGAGCAGGGGGAAGCGGCCGCCGCCGACCAGAATTACGCCCTGTACCCGGACCTGGCGAGCAGCCAGCGCGGCGTACAGATCACGCTGGATCTGCCTTCCGGCGATAAACTGCGGGCCGGGCATACGCCGCTGCTGTATCAGGGGCTGGAAGTGGGCACGCTGCAACGTATCGCGCTGGAGGCGGATCAGCGCGTCACCGGAGAGTTGATTGTCGACCCGTCGGTGGTGCCGCTGATGCGGGAAAACACCCGCATCGAACTGGCCGCGCCGCGTCTGTCGCTGAGCGACCTCAACCTGCCTAGTCTGCTGGGCGGCACCACCCTGACGCTGATCCCCGGCGATGGCGAGCCGAAGCAGCATTTCACCGTGCCTGACGCCACCCAACAGCAGTTGCAGCAGCCCGGCGCGCTCACCGTTGAACTGACCGCCAGCCAGAGTTACGGCATCGACAGCGGCCAGCCGGTTATCCTGCACGGCGTGCAAATCGGCCGGATTGTTCAGCGCGCGTTAACCGATAACGGCGTCAGTTTTACCGCCGTTATCGATCGTCAGTACCGTCATCTGTTGCATAAAGACAGTCAGTTCATCGCCAGCAGCCGGGTCAACGTCAAACTGGGACTGGACGGCGTTCAGGTTCTGGGCGCCAGCGCCCAGGAGTGGCTGAGCGGCGGCGTGACGGTGCTGCCGGGACGTACCGGCGACGCCCAACCGCGTTATCCGCTCTACAGCGATCGGGAAAAGGCCGGCGCCGGGATTCAGGGCGTTACCCCGCCCACCACCCTGACGCTGCTGACCGACAGCCTGCCGGACATTCAGGAAGGCTCGGTGGTGCTGTACCGCAAGTTTCAGGTGGGTGAAATCACCCGTATTCGCCCGAAAGCCGATGCCTTCGAAATCGATGTGTATGTCCGGCCGGAATACCGCAACCTATTGACTGACAACAGTGTGTTCTGGGCGGAAGGCGGTGCGCGCGTGCAACTCAGCGGCGCCGGGCTGACCGTACAGGCCTCCCCGCTCAGCCGGGCGCTGAAAGGCGCCATCAGTTTCGATAATGTGGACGGCGCCGCCGACGTACAGGGCGGCAAACGTCCGTTATACAGCAATGAAACCGCCGCACGGGCAATTGGCAGTCGGATCACGTTGCGTACCTACGACGCCAGCAAACTCTCCGCCGGGATGCCGATTCGTTATCTCGGCATCGATATCGGTCAACTGGAATCGCTGAAACTGGCGGAACAGCGGGATGAAGTCTTGGTGCAGGCGGTACTGTACCCGGAATATGTCCGCAACTTCGCCCGCGCCGGCACCCGCTTCTCGGTAGTAACGCCCGAGATTTCCGCCGCCGGGGTCAACCATCTGGAGACCCTGATCCAGCCCTATATCAATGTCGAGGCGGGCAGTGGCGTGTTTACCCGCAGCTTTGAACTGCAAAAAGCCACCATTTCCGACTCCCGCTATCAGGATGGGCTGAATATCAGCGTTGATACCGCCGAAGCCGGGTCGTTACAGGTTGGCACCCCGGTGCTGTTCCGCGGGATTGAGGTCGGCACGGTGACAGGCCTGTCGCTTGGGTCCTTGTCCGACCGGGTATCGGTGGCGCTACGCATCAGCAAACGCCACGCCCATCTGGTGCGCGACAATTCGGTGTTCTGGCTGGCCTCCGGCTATAACCTGCAGTTTGGCCTGACCGGCGGCGTGATCAAAAGCGGAACCTTCCAGCAATTTATCCGCGGCGGCATCGCTTTCGCCACGCCGCCGGCTACCCCGCTTTCGCCCGCGGCGCAGGCCGGCAAACATTTCCTGCTGCACGGCGAAGAGCCTGGCGGCTGGCGCGACTGGGGAACCGCGCTGCCGGAACGATAG
- the yebS gene encoding membrane integrity lipid transport subunit YebS gives MKIYNAAPSAEPADSPLAVPRRLQRCPQCDLLFTLPRLKRHQHGHCPRCAAHIGSGRDWPIARLVAMALAMLVLMPFAYTEPLINIRLLGVSINASLLEGIWQMTRQGHPVTASIVAFCIIGAPVTLVFALLYLFFAPRVGMNLRPVLLLFERLKEWVMLDVYLVGLAVASIKVREFSEVLPGNGLLAFLALMLLSLLTLIHLNPEQLWQRFYPQRACPASPQALVCLSCRFTGAPDDPGRCRRCHVPLTLRRAYSLQKSWAALIASVILLFPANLLPISVIYVNGVRREDTIFSGIMSLAAGNVPVALVVFVASILVPFSKVLITSTLLLSIHFRVRHSLITRMRLLRLMTWIGRWSMLDLFVIALTMSLVNRDQLLAFTMGPAAFYFGAAVILTILSVEWLDSRLMWDND, from the coding sequence ATGAAAATTTATAACGCCGCACCGTCCGCCGAGCCGGCTGATTCGCCGCTTGCCGTGCCGCGGCGTCTTCAACGTTGCCCACAATGCGACCTGCTGTTCACGCTGCCCCGGCTCAAACGCCATCAGCACGGCCACTGTCCGCGCTGCGCGGCGCATATTGGCAGCGGCCGCGACTGGCCGATTGCCCGACTGGTGGCGATGGCGCTCGCCATGCTGGTGCTGATGCCCTTCGCCTATACCGAACCGCTGATCAATATTCGGCTGCTGGGGGTGTCTATCAACGCCAGCCTGCTGGAAGGCATCTGGCAAATGACCCGTCAGGGTCACCCGGTCACCGCCAGCATAGTGGCGTTTTGTATCATCGGCGCACCCGTGACGCTGGTATTCGCCCTGCTATACCTGTTTTTCGCCCCCCGGGTCGGCATGAACCTGCGCCCGGTGCTGTTGCTGTTTGAGCGTCTGAAAGAGTGGGTCATGCTGGATGTGTATCTGGTCGGTCTGGCGGTCGCCTCGATTAAGGTCCGCGAGTTTTCCGAGGTGCTGCCCGGCAACGGGCTGCTGGCGTTTCTGGCGCTGATGTTGCTCAGTCTGCTGACCCTGATTCACCTTAATCCCGAACAGCTCTGGCAACGCTTCTATCCGCAACGCGCCTGCCCGGCCTCGCCGCAGGCGCTGGTCTGTCTGTCCTGCCGTTTTACCGGCGCGCCGGACGACCCGGGCCGCTGTCGTCGCTGTCACGTACCGCTGACGCTGCGCCGCGCTTATAGTCTGCAGAAATCCTGGGCCGCGCTGATTGCCTCCGTAATCCTGCTGTTCCCCGCCAATCTGCTGCCGATATCGGTGATTTACGTCAACGGCGTTCGTCGGGAAGACACGATTTTTTCAGGAATTATGTCGCTGGCCGCCGGAAATGTCCCCGTGGCACTGGTGGTTTTTGTCGCCAGTATTCTGGTGCCGTTCAGCAAGGTGTTAATCACCTCAACCTTGCTGCTCAGTATTCATTTTCGGGTCAGGCACAGTCTGATAACGCGCATGCGGTTGCTGCGCCTCATGACCTGGATCGGGCGCTGGTCGATGCTCGATCTGTTCGTGATCGCCCTGACCATGTCGCTGGTTAACCGCGACCAATTGCTGGCTTTTACCATGGGACCGGCAGCGTTCTATTTTGGCGCCGCCGTTATTCTGACAATATTGTCTGTCGAGTGGCTGGATAGCCGACTGATGTGGGATAACGATTAA
- the prc gene encoding carboxy terminal-processing peptidase, translating into MNKFVKAAALIWLLLSGCSFASENITRADQIPQLQPEAQHSTVSERVASRFLRSHYRQFMLDAQFSGKIFDRYLNMLDYSHNVLLASDVAQFSGQKGELGDDLKNGKLSLPYAMYNLAQKRRFERYQYALTLLEKPVSLNGNDAIDLDRAKAPWPQNVDELNALWDAKVKYDWLSLKLTGKTDAEIKETLTKRYQFAIRRLVQSNSEDVFQLTMNAFAREIDPHTSYLSPRNTEQFNTEMSLSLEGIGAVLQMDEDYTVINSMVPGGPAAKSKRISVGDRIVGVGQAGKPMVDVIGWRLDDVVALIKGPKGSKVRLEVLPAGKGTKTQTMTLTRERIRLEDRAVKMSIKDAGKDKVGVLDIPGFYVGLTDDVKVQLQKLEKEHVSSIIIDLRGNGGGALTEAVSLSGLFIPTGPVVQVRDNNGKVREDSDTDDTIYYKGPLVVLVDRFSASASEIFAAAMQDYGRALIVGEPTFGKGTVQQYRSLNRIYDQMLRPDWPALGSVQYTIQKFYRINGGSTQRKGVTPDIVMPTGNEMVDTGEKFEDNALPWDSIKPASYTLMGDMKPLLPGLSEQHNARIAKDPEFQYIQQDVARYQEMKEKRNHVSLNLAQRQKENNEDEATRLQRINDRLKRQGKPPLKTLDDLPKDYQDPDAYLNETVQIAEDLSKQEPKPQ; encoded by the coding sequence ATGAACAAATTTGTCAAAGCAGCGGCTTTAATCTGGCTTTTGCTGTCTGGATGCAGTTTTGCCAGTGAGAATATCACCCGCGCGGATCAAATCCCCCAATTACAGCCGGAAGCGCAGCATTCCACCGTTAGCGAACGCGTCGCGTCGCGGTTTCTGCGTTCCCACTATCGCCAGTTCATGCTGGATGCGCAGTTTTCCGGCAAGATTTTTGATCGTTACCTCAACATGCTGGATTACAGCCATAACGTGCTGCTGGCTTCCGATGTAGCGCAGTTTTCCGGTCAGAAAGGCGAGTTGGGCGACGATCTGAAAAACGGCAAACTCAGCCTGCCGTACGCAATGTACAACCTGGCTCAGAAACGCCGTTTCGAACGTTACCAGTACGCGCTGACGCTGCTGGAAAAACCGGTCAGCCTGAACGGCAACGATGCTATCGATCTCGATCGCGCCAAGGCACCCTGGCCGCAAAACGTGGATGAGCTCAACGCGTTGTGGGATGCCAAAGTCAAATACGACTGGCTGAGCCTGAAACTGACCGGCAAGACCGATGCGGAAATCAAGGAAACGCTGACCAAACGTTATCAGTTTGCGATTCGCCGTCTGGTGCAGAGCAACAGCGAAGACGTGTTTCAGTTGACCATGAACGCCTTCGCGCGGGAAATCGATCCGCACACCAGTTATCTGTCGCCGCGCAATACCGAGCAGTTCAATACCGAGATGAGCCTGTCGCTGGAAGGTATCGGCGCGGTGCTGCAAATGGATGAAGATTACACCGTGATCAACTCCATGGTGCCGGGCGGTCCGGCGGCGAAAAGCAAACGCATCAGCGTTGGCGATCGCATCGTGGGCGTCGGTCAGGCCGGCAAGCCGATGGTGGATGTGATCGGCTGGCGTCTGGATGACGTGGTGGCGTTGATCAAGGGACCGAAAGGCAGCAAGGTGCGTCTGGAAGTGCTGCCGGCAGGTAAAGGTACCAAAACGCAAACCATGACTTTGACCCGTGAACGTATCCGGCTGGAAGATCGCGCGGTGAAAATGTCGATCAAGGACGCGGGCAAAGACAAGGTCGGCGTGCTGGATATCCCCGGTTTCTACGTTGGGTTGACGGATGATGTGAAAGTGCAGTTGCAGAAGCTGGAGAAAGAACATGTCAGCAGCATCATCATTGACCTGCGCGGCAACGGCGGCGGCGCGCTGACGGAAGCGGTCAGCCTGTCGGGGCTGTTCATTCCCACCGGGCCGGTAGTGCAGGTGCGCGACAACAACGGCAAAGTGCGTGAAGACAGCGACACCGACGACACTATCTATTACAAAGGTCCGTTGGTGGTGCTGGTTGATCGCTTTAGCGCCTCGGCGTCGGAGATTTTCGCCGCGGCGATGCAGGATTACGGCCGTGCGCTGATTGTCGGTGAGCCGACCTTCGGCAAAGGTACCGTGCAACAATACCGTTCTCTCAACCGTATTTACGATCAGATGCTGCGCCCGGATTGGCCGGCGCTGGGTTCGGTGCAATACACCATCCAGAAGTTCTATCGTATCAACGGCGGCAGCACCCAGCGTAAAGGTGTCACACCTGATATCGTGATGCCGACCGGCAACGAGATGGTCGATACCGGCGAGAAGTTTGAAGACAACGCCTTGCCGTGGGACAGCATCAAGCCGGCCAGCTATACGCTGATGGGCGACATGAAACCGCTGTTGCCAGGACTGAGCGAGCAGCATAACGCACGCATCGCCAAGGATCCGGAGTTCCAGTACATCCAGCAGGATGTGGCCCGGTATCAGGAGATGAAAGAGAAGCGTAATCATGTATCGCTGAATCTGGCCCAGCGCCAGAAAGAAAACAACGAAGACGAGGCTACGCGCCTGCAGCGCATCAACGATCGATTGAAGCGTCAGGGCAAACCGCCGTTGAAAACGCTGGATGATTTGCCGAAGGATTATCAGGATCCTGACGCCTATCTGAATGAAACCGTCCAGATTGCGGAAGACCTGTCTAAACAGGAACCGAAGCCGCAGTAA